The Bacteroides acidifaciens genome includes a region encoding these proteins:
- a CDS encoding MarC family protein, whose protein sequence is MFAGFDWQQMVSAFIVLFAVIDIIGSIPIIINLKEKGKDVNATKATVISFALLIGFFYAGDMMLKLFHVDIESFAVAGAFVIFLMSLEMILDVEIFKNQGPIKEATLVPLVFPLLAGAGAFTTLLSLRAEYASINIIIALVLNMIWVYFVVSMTGRVERFLGKGGIYLIRKFFGIILLAISVRLFTANITLLIEALHKS, encoded by the coding sequence ATGTTTGCAGGTTTTGATTGGCAGCAGATGGTCAGTGCATTTATCGTACTTTTTGCAGTAATAGATATTATTGGCTCCATACCTATTATAATAAACCTAAAGGAAAAGGGGAAGGATGTGAATGCAACGAAAGCTACTGTCATCTCTTTTGCCCTATTGATAGGATTTTTCTATGCGGGAGACATGATGCTGAAACTTTTCCATGTAGATATTGAATCGTTTGCTGTTGCCGGTGCATTTGTTATTTTCCTCATGTCTTTGGAAATGATTCTGGACGTTGAGATTTTTAAGAATCAGGGACCTATCAAAGAAGCCACTCTAGTACCACTTGTCTTTCCTCTACTGGCAGGTGCCGGAGCTTTCACCACATTGCTTTCCCTTCGAGCAGAATATGCCAGTATTAATATCATCATAGCCTTGGTTTTGAACATGATTTGGGTGTATTTTGTAGTGAGTATGACCGGACGTGTGGAACGTTTTCTCGGGAAAGGCGGTATTTATCTTATCCGTAAATTCTTCGGCATTATCCTACTGGCTATTTCTGTGAGATTGTTTACAGCAAATATTACGTTGCTGATTGAGGCATTGCATAAGTCCTGA
- a CDS encoding Crp/Fnr family transcriptional regulator, which yields METMFDTLLQLPLFQGLCHEDFTSILDKVKLHFIKHKAGETIIESGTPCTQLCFLLKGEVSIVTNSKENIYTVIEQIEAPYLIEPHSLFGMNTNYNSSYIAYTEVHTVSISKAFVLSDLFKYEIFRLNYMNIVNNRAQNLYSRLWEEPIQDLKSKIIRFFLLHCEKTQGEKIFKVKMDDLARYLDDTRLNTSKALNELQDSGLLELRRKEILIPDAQKLISE from the coding sequence ATGGAAACGATGTTCGACACTTTGCTCCAATTGCCATTATTTCAAGGACTTTGTCATGAAGATTTCACCAGCATACTGGATAAGGTAAAGTTACACTTTATCAAGCATAAAGCGGGAGAAACTATCATTGAAAGTGGTACTCCTTGTACACAACTCTGTTTTCTGCTAAAAGGTGAGGTTTCAATCGTCACAAATTCCAAAGAAAACATTTATACTGTCATTGAGCAAATAGAAGCGCCCTACCTGATAGAGCCGCATTCGCTATTCGGAATGAATACCAATTATAATTCTTCTTATATTGCATATACGGAAGTCCATACCGTAAGCATCAGTAAAGCGTTTGTACTCAGCGACCTGTTTAAATACGAAATCTTCCGGCTCAACTATATGAATATTGTCAACAACCGGGCACAAAACCTGTATTCACGCTTATGGGAAGAACCCATACAGGACTTGAAAAGCAAAATCATCCGTTTTTTCCTGCTACATTGCGAAAAGACACAGGGGGAAAAGATATTTAAAGTAAAGATGGACGACCTCGCCCGCTATTTGGACGATACCCGGCTGAATACTTCCAAAGCGCTTAATGAATTACAAGATAGCGGTTTGCTTGAATTACGCCGGAAAGAGATTCTCATTCCGGATGCACAGAAGCTGATAAGCGAATAA
- the guaA gene encoding glutamine-hydrolyzing GMP synthase codes for MQEKIIILDFGSQTTQLIGRRVRELDTYCEIVPYNKFPKEDTTIKGVILSGSPFSVYDKDAFKVDLSEIRGKYPILGICYGAQFMSYTNGGKVEPAGTREYGRAHLASFCKDNVLFKGVRDGSQVWMSHGDTITAIPDNFKKIASTDKVEIAAYQIEGENVWGVQFHPEVFHSEDGTQILKNFVVDVCGCKQDWSPASFIESTVAELKAQLGDDKVVLGLSGGVDSSVAAVLLNKAIGKNLTCIFVDHGMLRKNEFKNVMADYECLGLNVIGVDASEKFFSELAGVAEPESKRKIIGKGFIDVFDVEAHKIKDVKWLAQGTIYPDCIESLSITGTVIKSHHNVGGLPEKMNLKLCEPLRLLFKDEVRRVGRELGMPEHLITRHPFPGPGLAVRILGDITPEKVRILQDADDIFIQGLRDWGLYDKVWQAGVILLPVQSVGVMGDERTYERAVALRAVTSTDAMTADWAHLPYEFMGKVSNDIINKVKGVNRVTYDISSKPPATIEWE; via the coding sequence ATGCAGGAAAAAATAATAATTCTTGATTTCGGTTCGCAGACAACGCAACTTATAGGTCGTCGTGTCCGCGAATTGGATACGTATTGCGAAATTGTTCCTTATAACAAATTTCCTAAAGAAGATACTACAATTAAAGGGGTGATCCTTTCGGGAAGCCCTTTTTCTGTTTATGACAAAGATGCTTTTAAAGTTGATTTGAGTGAGATTCGCGGTAAATATCCGATATTGGGTATCTGCTATGGTGCTCAGTTTATGTCGTACACCAATGGTGGAAAAGTGGAGCCAGCCGGTACACGCGAATATGGACGTGCTCATTTGGCTTCTTTCTGCAAGGATAATGTGTTGTTCAAGGGAGTTCGTGACGGCTCGCAGGTGTGGATGAGCCACGGTGATACAATTACAGCTATCCCGGATAATTTTAAGAAAATCGCTTCGACGGATAAAGTAGAGATTGCTGCTTATCAGATAGAAGGTGAAAACGTGTGGGGCGTACAATTTCATCCGGAAGTATTTCATAGTGAAGATGGCACACAGATATTGAAGAACTTTGTGGTAGATGTTTGCGGTTGCAAACAGGACTGGTCGCCTGCTTCCTTCATTGAAAGTACTGTTGCCGAATTGAAAGCTCAGTTGGGTGATGATAAAGTAGTTCTTGGCTTGAGCGGTGGTGTCGATTCTTCCGTTGCTGCCGTGTTGTTGAACAAGGCTATCGGCAAAAATCTGACTTGTATCTTTGTAGATCATGGTATGCTGCGTAAGAACGAGTTTAAGAATGTGATGGCAGATTACGAATGTCTCGGTCTGAATGTGATTGGCGTAGATGCCAGCGAGAAGTTCTTCTCCGAATTGGCTGGTGTAGCCGAACCGGAAAGCAAGCGTAAGATTATAGGTAAGGGCTTTATCGATGTATTCGATGTGGAAGCTCACAAAATAAAAGATGTGAAATGGCTGGCTCAGGGTACTATCTATCCGGATTGCATCGAATCATTGTCTATTACAGGTACGGTGATTAAGAGTCACCACAATGTAGGCGGTCTTCCTGAAAAGATGAATTTGAAATTGTGTGAACCGCTTCGGTTGTTGTTCAAGGATGAAGTTCGCCGTGTAGGTCGTGAATTGGGTATGCCGGAACATCTGATTACCCGTCATCCGTTCCCGGGACCGGGCTTGGCTGTGCGCATTTTAGGAGATATTACCCCGGAAAAAGTGCGTATCTTGCAAGATGCTGATGATATCTTCATCCAGGGATTGCGTGATTGGGGACTGTATGATAAAGTTTGGCAGGCGGGAGTTATTCTGTTGCCGGTGCAGTCTGTCGGTGTAATGGGCGATGAGCGTACGTATGAAAGGGCGGTTGCCTTGCGTGCCGTAACATCTACGGATGCCATGACTGCCGACTGGGCACATTTGCCCTATGAATTTATGGGCAAAGTTTCGAATGATATCATTAATAAGGTGAAAGGTGTGAATCGTGTAACCTATGATATCAGTTCCAAGCCGCCTGCAACTATAGAGTGGGAGTGA
- the mscL gene encoding large-conductance mechanosensitive channel protein MscL — MGKSTFLQDFKAFAMKGNVIDMAVGVVIGGAFGKIVSSLVANVIMPPIGLLVGGVNFTDLKWVMKAAEVGADGKEIAPAVSLDYGQFLQATFDFLIIAFSIFLFIRLITKLTTKKKEEAAAVPPAPPAPTKEEVLLTEIRDLLKEKKI, encoded by the coding sequence ATGGGAAAGAGTACATTTTTACAGGACTTTAAGGCGTTTGCAATGAAAGGCAACGTTATCGACATGGCTGTCGGTGTAGTTATTGGTGGTGCGTTTGGAAAAATCGTATCATCATTGGTGGCTAACGTAATCATGCCTCCAATCGGTCTATTGGTTGGTGGTGTGAACTTTACGGATTTGAAATGGGTAATGAAAGCGGCTGAGGTAGGAGCCGATGGTAAGGAGATTGCGCCGGCGGTATCTTTGGATTACGGTCAGTTTCTGCAGGCTACGTTTGATTTTCTGATTATTGCTTTTTCTATATTTTTATTTATACGTTTGATAACGAAGCTGACAACGAAGAAAAAAGAAGAAGCTGCAGCTGTGCCGCCTGCTCCTCCTGCACCTACAAAAGAAGAAGTGCTGTTGACGGAGATTCGCGATTTGCTGAAAGAAAAGAAGATTTGA
- the gap gene encoding type I glyceraldehyde-3-phosphate dehydrogenase, whose amino-acid sequence MIKVGINGFGRIGRFVFRAAMKRNDIQIVGINDLCPVDYLAYMLKYDTMHGQFDGTIEADVENSKLIVNGQAIRITAERNPADLKWNEVEAEYVVESTGLFLSKDKAQAHIEAGAKYVVMSAPSKDDTPMFVCGVNEKTYVKGTQFVSNASCTTNCLAPIAKVLNDKFGILDGLMTTVHSTTATQKTVDGPSMKDWRGGRAASGNIIPSSTGAAKAVGKVIPALNGKLTGMSMRVPTLDVSVVDLTVNLAKPASYAEICAAMKEASEGELKGILGYTEDAVVSSDFLGDARTSIFDAKAGIALTDTFVKVVSWYDNEIGYSNKVLDLIAHMASVNA is encoded by the coding sequence ATGATTAAAGTAGGTATTAATGGATTCGGACGTATCGGACGTTTCGTTTTCCGCGCTGCAATGAAAAGAAACGATATTCAAATCGTAGGTATCAATGACCTTTGCCCGGTTGATTACTTGGCTTATATGCTGAAATATGACACAATGCACGGTCAGTTCGATGGTACTATCGAAGCAGATGTTGAAAACAGCAAATTGATCGTTAACGGTCAAGCTATCCGTATCACAGCTGAAAGAAATCCGGCTGACTTGAAATGGAATGAAGTAGAAGCTGAATACGTTGTTGAATCTACAGGTTTATTCTTGAGCAAAGACAAAGCTCAGGCTCACATCGAAGCTGGTGCAAAATACGTTGTAATGTCAGCTCCTTCTAAAGATGATACTCCGATGTTCGTTTGCGGTGTAAACGAAAAAACATACGTGAAAGGTACTCAATTCGTATCTAACGCTTCTTGTACTACTAACTGTTTGGCTCCTATCGCTAAAGTATTGAACGACAAGTTCGGTATCCTTGACGGTTTGATGACTACAGTTCACTCTACAACTGCTACTCAGAAAACAGTTGACGGTCCTTCTATGAAAGACTGGAGAGGTGGTCGTGCTGCTTCCGGCAACATCATCCCTTCTTCTACTGGTGCTGCTAAAGCTGTAGGTAAAGTTATCCCTGCATTGAACGGCAAACTGACTGGTATGTCTATGCGTGTTCCGACTTTGGACGTATCTGTAGTTGACTTGACAGTTAACTTGGCTAAACCGGCTAGCTACGCAGAAATCTGCGCTGCTATGAAAGAAGCTTCTGAAGGCGAATTGAAAGGTATCCTGGGTTACACTGAAGATGCAGTAGTTTCTTCTGACTTCTTGGGTGACGCTCGTACTTCTATCTTCGATGCTAAAGCTGGTATCGCTTTGACTGATACTTTCGTTAAAGTTGTATCTTGGTATGACAACGAAATCGGTTACTCTAACAAAGTTCTTGACTTGATCGCTCACATGGCATCAGTTAACGCTTAA
- a CDS encoding M3 family metallopeptidase translates to MNNITNAQNPFFGQYQTPHGTVPFDRIKTEHYEPAILEGIKQQNAEIDAIIQNPEKATFSNTIEAFETSGDLLDRVVAVFGNMLSAETNDDLQELAQKIMPLLSEHSNNITLNEKLFARVKEVYNQKENLQLTQEQNKLLENAYNSFVRHGANLEGEAREEYRRLTTELSKLTLDFSENSLKETNRYQMLLTKKESLAGLPDIIVEAAAETAKSEDKEGWAFTLHAPSYVPFMTYADNRDLRQRLYMAYNTKCTHDNEFNNIEIVKKIANTRMKIAQLLGYKDYAEYMLVKRMAENSESVYKLLNQLLEAYTPTAQQEYKEVQELARQEQGDDFVVMPWDWSYYSNKLKDKKFNINEEMLRPYFELEQVKKGVFGLAEKLYGITFRKNTEIPVYHKDVEAFEVFDKDGKFLAVLYTDFHPRPGKRSGAWMTSYKDQWIDQQTGENSRPHVSVVMNFTKPTENKPALLTFNEVETFLHEFGHSLHGMFANSTYKSLSGTNVYWDFVELPSQIMENFAIEKDFLNTFARHYQTGEILPDELIKRLVDASNFNIAYACLRQLSFGLLDMAWYTRTTPFEGDVKAYEQEAWKKTQILPIVQEACMSTQFSHIFAGGYAAGYYSYKWAEVLDADAFSLFKQKGIFNQEVADSFRNNILSKGGTEHPMTLYKRFRGQEPSIDALLIRNGIKK, encoded by the coding sequence ATGAACAATATAACAAATGCCCAGAATCCGTTCTTCGGGCAATATCAGACGCCACACGGAACCGTGCCTTTTGACCGGATAAAAACTGAACACTATGAACCTGCCATCCTTGAAGGAATCAAGCAGCAAAATGCAGAAATAGATGCCATCATACAGAATCCGGAAAAAGCGACTTTCAGTAATACGATAGAGGCTTTCGAAACATCGGGAGACTTGTTGGACAGAGTAGTAGCCGTTTTCGGGAATATGCTTAGCGCAGAAACGAATGACGACTTGCAGGAACTGGCTCAGAAAATCATGCCACTGCTCAGTGAGCACAGTAACAATATCACGCTGAACGAAAAACTTTTCGCACGCGTAAAAGAGGTGTATAACCAAAAAGAAAATCTACAGCTTACGCAGGAGCAAAACAAGCTACTGGAAAATGCATATAACAGTTTCGTTCGCCACGGTGCCAACCTGGAAGGCGAAGCACGTGAGGAATACCGCCGGCTGACTACCGAATTGAGCAAACTGACGCTTGATTTCAGCGAAAATAGCCTGAAAGAAACGAACCGTTACCAAATGCTACTGACGAAAAAGGAAAGTCTCGCCGGATTGCCCGACATCATCGTAGAAGCCGCTGCCGAAACAGCAAAAAGCGAAGATAAGGAAGGATGGGCGTTCACGCTTCATGCACCAAGCTATGTTCCTTTTATGACGTATGCGGATAACCGCGATTTACGTCAGAGATTGTATATGGCATATAATACAAAATGTACGCACGATAACGAATTCAACAATATCGAAATCGTGAAGAAAATAGCCAATACACGCATGAAGATAGCCCAATTGCTGGGATACAAAGATTATGCGGAATATATGCTCGTAAAGCGAATGGCTGAAAACAGCGAATCTGTATATAAACTACTCAACCAGCTACTGGAAGCATACACTCCCACCGCACAGCAAGAATACAAAGAAGTGCAGGAACTGGCCCGCCAGGAACAAGGAGACGACTTTGTTGTAATGCCTTGGGACTGGAGCTATTATTCAAATAAGCTGAAAGATAAGAAATTCAATATCAACGAGGAGATGCTCCGCCCCTACTTCGAACTTGAACAGGTAAAAAAAGGGGTGTTCGGACTGGCAGAAAAACTATATGGAATCACGTTCCGGAAGAATACGGAAATTCCTGTCTACCATAAAGATGTGGAAGCATTCGAAGTGTTCGATAAAGACGGAAAGTTCCTTGCTGTCCTATACACAGACTTTCACCCCCGCCCTGGAAAACGCTCCGGAGCTTGGATGACAAGTTATAAAGATCAGTGGATAGATCAACAGACCGGCGAGAACAGCCGCCCGCACGTATCTGTCGTGATGAACTTCACCAAGCCAACCGAAAACAAGCCTGCCCTATTGACATTCAATGAAGTGGAAACATTTCTGCATGAATTCGGACACAGCCTGCACGGTATGTTTGCCAACTCTACTTATAAGAGCTTAAGCGGCACAAATGTATATTGGGACTTTGTAGAACTTCCTTCACAGATTATGGAGAATTTCGCCATAGAGAAGGACTTCCTGAATACTTTTGCCCGCCATTATCAGACTGGGGAAATCTTGCCGGATGAATTAATCAAACGCTTGGTGGACGCTTCGAATTTCAATATTGCATATGCCTGCCTGAGACAGTTAAGTTTCGGACTACTTGATATGGCATGGTACACTCGTACTACCCCTTTTGAGGGAGATGTGAAAGCCTATGAACAGGAAGCCTGGAAGAAAACGCAGATATTGCCGATAGTGCAGGAAGCCTGCATGAGTACACAATTCTCGCATATCTTTGCCGGTGGATATGCTGCAGGATATTACAGTTATAAATGGGCGGAAGTACTAGATGCCGATGCATTCTCATTATTCAAGCAAAAAGGAATATTCAATCAGGAAGTTGCAGATTCGTTCCGCAACAATATCTTGTCAAAAGGAGGAACGGAACATCCTATGACGCTTTACAAACGCTTCCGCGGACAGGAACCGAGTATTGATGCCTTGTTAATCAGAAACGGAATTAAGAAATAA
- a CDS encoding DUF4847 family protein, with translation MKKNICRIIGLLLLLPLFSGCNDTDDVAAIFTGKTWKLNYITVDGGHEMFDFWGDKLKEEASIKELNQNGTYNIVFEGIAEGDAINGKIRGTVIKSFALEGSWSANGKNNNFNASVTGNDGGDRLAYNFLEGLNNAISYEGDNKNLYLLYKPKDSKQTFRMVFRVVNN, from the coding sequence ATGAAGAAGAACATATGCAGAATTATAGGATTGCTGTTATTGCTTCCTTTATTTTCCGGATGTAATGATACAGATGATGTAGCCGCTATCTTCACGGGAAAAACGTGGAAATTAAACTATATCACAGTGGATGGTGGCCATGAAATGTTTGATTTTTGGGGAGATAAGTTGAAAGAAGAAGCGAGCATTAAAGAACTTAATCAAAATGGAACATATAATATTGTATTTGAAGGTATAGCTGAAGGAGATGCCATTAATGGAAAAATAAGAGGAACTGTTATCAAATCCTTTGCCCTTGAGGGAAGCTGGAGCGCAAATGGAAAAAATAACAATTTCAATGCTAGTGTCACCGGAAACGATGGTGGAGACAGGCTCGCCTACAATTTTCTGGAAGGGCTCAACAATGCGATATCTTATGAAGGAGACAACAAAAATTTATATCTTTTATATAAACCCAAAGATAGCAAACAAACTTTCCGCATGGTTTTTCGTGTAGTAAACAACTAA
- a CDS encoding dCMP deaminase family protein yields MDSEKKQLELDKRYIRMASIWAENSYCERRKVGALIVKDKMIISDGYNGTPSGFENVCEDENNLTKPYVLHAEANAITKIACSNNSSDGATMYVTASPCIECAKLIIQAGIKRVVYSEHYRLEDGIELLKRAGIEVIYTEPDENSASNK; encoded by the coding sequence ATGGACTCAGAAAAGAAACAATTAGAACTTGACAAACGTTATATACGCATGGCTAGCATATGGGCTGAAAATTCCTATTGCGAGCGCCGTAAAGTAGGTGCATTAATCGTTAAGGATAAAATGATTATCTCCGACGGATATAACGGAACACCTTCCGGCTTCGAGAACGTATGCGAGGATGAAAACAACTTGACAAAACCATACGTCCTACACGCAGAAGCGAACGCCATTACAAAAATAGCATGTTCAAATAACAGTAGCGACGGCGCCACGATGTATGTCACGGCCTCCCCCTGCATCGAATGTGCAAAGTTAATCATACAGGCAGGAATCAAACGGGTAGTTTACTCCGAACATTACCGCCTGGAAGATGGAATAGAGTTATTAAAACGGGCAGGTATTGAAGTCATCTATACGGAACCGGATGAAAATTCTGCCTCGAACAAATAA
- a CDS encoding S41 family peptidase, translated as MSTKNSSRFTPVIIAVSVVIGILIGTFYAKHFAGNRLGIINGSSNKLNALLRIVDDQYVDTVNMTDLVEKAMPQILAELDPHSTYIPAQNLEEVNSELEGSFSGIGIQFTIQNDTIHVNAVIQGGPSEKVGLMAGDRIVMVDDSLFVGKKVTNERAMRTLKGPKGSEVKLGIKRMGEKDLLNFSITRGDIPQNTVDAAYMVNDDIGYVKVSKFGRTTHVELLNALAQLNHKKCKGLIIDLRGNTGGYMEAAIRMVNEFLPEGKLIVYTQGRKYPRAEEFANGTGSCQKMPLVVLIDEGSASASEIFTGAIQDNDRGTVVGRRSFGKGLVQQPIDFSDGSAIRLTIARYYTPSGRCIQRPYESGKDRNYELDLYNRYEHGEFFSRDSIKQNEKERYNTSLGRTVYGGGGIMPDIFVPQDTTGVTSYLSTVINRGLTIQFTFQYTDNNRKKLSQYETEEELLNYLRHQGLVEQFVRFADSKGVKRRNILIQKSYKLLEKNIYGNIIYNMLGLEAYLQYFNKTDATVNKGIEILKKGEAFPKAPIAVEEEEVTKDKKDGKKKRTAQAYRITEDPSRRFSYAAVAIS; from the coding sequence ATGAGTACAAAAAACTCTTCACGTTTCACACCTGTCATCATAGCAGTCAGCGTGGTAATCGGGATTCTTATCGGTACATTTTATGCCAAGCATTTCGCCGGCAACCGCCTGGGCATCATCAACGGTTCTTCCAACAAGCTGAATGCGTTGCTCCGAATTGTAGATGACCAGTACGTAGACACTGTTAACATGACCGATCTCGTAGAAAAGGCGATGCCGCAAATACTAGCTGAACTTGATCCGCATTCAACTTATATCCCGGCACAGAATCTCGAAGAAGTCAACTCCGAACTGGAAGGCAGCTTTAGCGGAATCGGAATCCAATTTACCATACAAAATGACACGATTCATGTGAATGCAGTCATTCAAGGCGGTCCTTCCGAAAAAGTAGGACTGATGGCGGGCGACCGTATCGTCATGGTAGACGACAGTCTGTTCGTCGGCAAAAAAGTGACCAACGAGCGAGCAATGCGCACCCTCAAAGGCCCCAAAGGTTCAGAAGTGAAACTGGGAATCAAACGTATGGGAGAAAAAGATTTGTTGAATTTCAGCATCACCCGCGGAGATATTCCTCAAAACACGGTAGATGCAGCCTATATGGTGAACGATGATATCGGCTACGTAAAAGTCAGCAAATTCGGTCGTACCACTCATGTAGAACTGCTCAACGCACTGGCACAACTCAACCATAAGAAGTGCAAAGGGCTGATTATCGACCTGCGCGGCAACACCGGCGGATATATGGAAGCCGCTATCCGCATGGTCAATGAATTCCTGCCCGAAGGCAAACTGATTGTATATACCCAAGGTCGTAAATACCCGCGTGCGGAAGAATTTGCCAACGGCACAGGCAGTTGCCAGAAGATGCCGCTCGTTGTATTGATTGACGAAGGTTCTGCTTCCGCCAGTGAAATCTTCACCGGAGCTATCCAGGATAACGACCGAGGTACGGTAGTAGGACGCCGCTCTTTTGGCAAGGGACTCGTCCAACAGCCTATTGACTTCAGCGACGGCTCGGCTATCCGCCTGACGATTGCCCGCTACTACACTCCGTCCGGACGTTGCATCCAGCGTCCTTACGAAAGTGGCAAAGACCGTAATTACGAACTGGACTTATACAACCGCTACGAACACGGAGAGTTCTTCTCACGCGACAGTATCAAGCAAAACGAGAAAGAACGCTATAACACTAGTCTGGGACGTACTGTATATGGCGGTGGCGGTATCATGCCCGACATATTCGTACCGCAAGATACGACAGGCGTCACTTCCTATCTTTCTACAGTCATCAACCGTGGACTGACCATTCAGTTTACATTCCAATACACGGACAATAACCGGAAGAAACTCAGTCAATACGAAACCGAAGAAGAGTTGCTGAACTATCTCCGTCACCAAGGCTTGGTTGAACAGTTCGTCCGTTTCGCAGACAGCAAGGGAGTGAAAAGAAGAAATATTCTAATCCAGAAATCTTATAAGCTGCTGGAAAAGAATATCTATGGCAATATCATCTACAATATGTTAGGACTGGAAGCCTATCTCCAATACTTCAACAAAACAGATGCTACGGTCAATAAAGGTATCGAAATACTCAAAAAAGGAGAAGCCTTCCCTAAAGCTCCGATAGCAGTTGAAGAGGAAGAAGTGACAAAGGACAAAAAAGATGGAAAGAAAAAAAGAACTGCGCAAGCATATCGCATCACTGAAGACCCGTCACGCAGATTCAGCTATGCGGCAGTTGCAATCAGCTAA
- a CDS encoding 5-formyltetrahydrofolate cyclo-ligase yields the protein MRQLQSAKVLATLEAHPAFRAANTILLYHSLKDEVDTHAFIRKWSDKKRVLLPVVVGNDLELRIYSGPEDMATGSYGIEEPTGELFIDYAAIDFIAVPGVAFDTKGNRLGRGKGYYDRLLPRIPSAFKAGICFPFQLVEEVPAESYDIRMDIIITSNEDELSHPYHPLPSCDRE from the coding sequence ATGCGGCAGTTGCAATCAGCTAAAGTACTTGCCACCCTCGAAGCCCACCCGGCTTTCAGGGCGGCAAATACTATATTACTTTATCATTCGCTGAAAGACGAAGTAGACACACACGCGTTTATCCGGAAATGGAGCGACAAGAAACGGGTTCTGCTCCCGGTAGTTGTAGGCAACGACCTGGAATTACGTATATACAGCGGTCCCGAAGATATGGCAACCGGCAGCTATGGTATAGAAGAACCGACCGGTGAACTCTTCATAGACTATGCCGCCATAGACTTCATCGCCGTTCCCGGAGTCGCTTTTGATACCAAAGGTAACCGGTTGGGACGAGGAAAAGGATATTACGACCGATTGCTGCCACGTATTCCGTCTGCCTTCAAAGCCGGCATTTGTTTTCCATTTCAATTAGTAGAAGAAGTTCCTGCGGAATCATACGATATCCGTATGGATATAATTATAACAAGCAATGAAGACGAATTATCACACCCATACCACCCGCTGCCATCATGCGACAGGGAGTGA
- a CDS encoding histidinol-phosphatase encodes MKTNYHTHTTRCHHATGSDEEFVLSAIKGGYQELGFSDHTPWKYHIDYISDIRMTPEELPEYVESIRALQEKYKDQISLKIGLECEYFPDYIGWLKEVIKEYRLDYIIFGNHHFHTDEKYLYFGRNTNTVEMLELYEKSAIEGMESGLFAYFAHPDLFMRSYPQFDQYCELISRNICRTAARLNLPLEYNINNRMVCNEKGEVSGYPCPEFWQIAVQERCTAIFGMDAHDNRHLENIKEYDIAMKELKQLGIKTIDRIPFLNGK; translated from the coding sequence ATGAAGACGAATTATCACACCCATACCACCCGCTGCCATCATGCGACAGGGAGTGACGAAGAATTTGTTTTAAGTGCCATCAAAGGCGGTTATCAAGAACTGGGATTCTCTGACCATACCCCATGGAAATATCACATCGATTATATTTCCGATATCCGCATGACTCCCGAAGAGCTACCGGAATATGTTGAAAGCATTCGCGCGTTACAGGAAAAGTACAAAGACCAAATCAGTTTGAAAATAGGACTGGAATGTGAATACTTCCCTGACTACATCGGCTGGCTGAAAGAAGTCATCAAGGAGTATCGGTTGGATTACATCATTTTCGGAAATCACCATTTCCATACGGACGAAAAATACCTTTACTTCGGCAGAAATACCAACACTGTAGAAATGCTGGAACTTTATGAAAAAAGCGCTATCGAAGGAATGGAAAGCGGACTGTTTGCCTACTTTGCACATCCGGACTTGTTTATGCGTTCCTATCCCCAGTTTGACCAGTACTGCGAGCTAATCAGCAGAAATATTTGCCGGACAGCCGCACGTCTCAACTTACCTTTGGAATACAATATTAATAACAGGATGGTATGCAACGAAAAAGGTGAAGTATCCGGTTATCCCTGTCCTGAATTCTGGCAAATAGCAGTCCAAGAGAGATGTACCGCCATTTTCGGAATGGATGCTCACGACAATCGTCATCTTGAGAACATCAAGGAATACGACATTGCCATGAAAGAGCTGAAACAACTGGGAATAAAGACAATAGACAGGATACCTTTCCTCAACGGAAAATGA